One region of Deltaproteobacteria bacterium genomic DNA includes:
- a CDS encoding 2-oxoacid:acceptor oxidoreductase family protein yields MRKEIIFAGFGGQGIILMGVVLAQMMENFPDLQVTQAQSYGPVSRGGACRTDVVISDQEINFPKSARPDLMVFMSEESVKRYLQEGNPEKTLVIYDSTLIKSIPAPYKKTFPVPATKVAEEELKSRIVANMFMLGAVIELITPGSFPVLQQVVRKSVPAKSEAVNMKALEAGYEYYRTHCAG; encoded by the coding sequence ATGAGGAAAGAGATCATCTTCGCGGGCTTTGGCGGCCAGGGAATCATCCTTATGGGCGTAGTCCTGGCCCAAATGATGGAGAATTTTCCCGATCTGCAGGTGACTCAGGCCCAATCCTATGGGCCGGTTTCCCGCGGCGGGGCGTGCCGCACCGATGTGGTCATCTCCGACCAGGAGATCAATTTCCCCAAGAGCGCGCGCCCGGACCTGATGGTCTTCATGTCCGAGGAATCGGTGAAACGGTACCTCCAGGAGGGGAACCCGGAAAAGACCCTCGTGATCTACGACAGCACCCTGATCAAGTCGATTCCTGCCCCCTACAAGAAGACCTTTCCCGTCCCGGCGACCAAGGTCGCTGAGGAGGAGTTGAAAAGCCGGATCGTGGCCAACATGTTCATGCTGGGGGCGGTCATCGAGCTGATCACCCCGGGGAGCTTCCCTGTTCTGCAACAGGTCGTCAGGAAAAGCGTCCCTGCCAAAAGCGAAGCCGTCAATATGAAGGCCCTGGAAGCAGGCTACGAATATTACCGGACGCACTGCGCCGGGTAG